The following coding sequences lie in one Candidatus Poribacteria bacterium genomic window:
- a CDS encoding type II toxin-antitoxin system VapC family toxin, whose translation MTLSSDQFASRGLDAMLIVYSLLDDHPASAACESFIRDHTHWFTTTLTLLEAKVILTKVYAVDVNLASQQLSQFSAGPIEIVEVDLPITLAAMQSADILEIDITDAVLVQVTRARSANILATDDRKLMQACHQVDIAVENPIDISLRRQMASWEVANLPQKGLPRILRRIHQWLHQNHQQVAEDFWSQTGGGSHLP comes from the coding sequence ATGACCTTATCTTCTGATCAATTCGCGTCGCGCGGGTTAGACGCGATGCTTATTGTCTACTCCTTGCTTGACGACCATCCCGCATCCGCCGCGTGCGAGTCGTTCATCCGAGACCACACTCATTGGTTCACGACCACGCTTACACTACTCGAAGCAAAGGTGATTCTCACAAAGGTTTATGCGGTAGATGTTAACCTTGCCTCACAACAACTTTCCCAATTTTCCGCAGGACCTATAGAAATTGTTGAAGTAGACTTACCCATTACCCTCGCGGCGATGCAGAGTGCCGATATTTTAGAAATTGACATCACTGATGCAGTTCTGGTGCAAGTAACGCGCGCCCGTAGTGCTAACATCCTCGCGACGGACGATCGTAAACTGATGCAAGCCTGCCATCAAGTAGATATTGCAGTTGAAAACCCGATTGATATTTCGCTACGGAGGCAAATGGCAAGTTGGGAAGTAGCAAACTTGCCGCAAAAAGGATTACCTCGAATTCTAAGGCGGATTCATCAGTGGCTGCATCAAAACCATCAACAGGTTGCCGAAGACTTCTGGTCCCAAACCGGTGGTGGAAGTCATCTCCCCTAA